A region of Argentina anserina chromosome 5, drPotAnse1.1, whole genome shotgun sequence DNA encodes the following proteins:
- the LOC126795308 gene encoding uncharacterized protein LOC126795308 — MGRLMRTKNDYEDLRNARILQNQARLNSLGVHNTLFELHSISPSAKRPQAHVRKYCKKVYDVTSLRRSDRLKGTTTTQAETATTQNKTSSRRSRLTEVGGNEESEDETKRRPANAPFVEVKGSRMGLVSSESWARRCDSKSRGSVFHSVFGICCHFCRQKKLCGEEDCKRCGTLDMDQPCIGKTDCSVCHSTNGVLCRGCLKVRYGEEMEEVRQNKDWMCPHCIEEKGVRPYWICNSSFCMKKRKMAPTGIAIYRCKKMGYKSVAHLLMEELRRKNVST, encoded by the exons ATGGGAAGGCTCATGCGGACCAAGAACGACTACGAAGATCTCAGAAATGCTCGCATATTACAAAACCAG GCTCGTTTGAATTCGTTGGGAGTACATAACACTCTCTTTGAGCTCCACTCCATATCTCCATCTGCAAAACGACCACAGGCCCATGTCAGAAAGTACTGCAAGAAGGTCTATGATGTCACCTCTTTGCGCCGATCAGACCGATTGAAAGGAACAACTACCACTCAAGCAGAAACAGCAACAACCCAAAATAAAACTTCATCTCGACGATCAAGGTTGACAG AAGTGGGTGGAAATGAAGAGAGTGAAGATGAGACTAAGAGAAGGCCTGCAAATGCGCCTTTTGTGGAAGTAAAGGGTTCGAGGATGGGGCTAGTTTCGTCTGAGTCTTGGGCTCGGCGTTGTGATAGCAAGAGCCGCGGCAGTGTCTTTCATTCTGTTTTCGGGATTTGCTGCCATTTTTGCAG GCAGAAGAAATTGTGTGGTGAAGAAGATTGCAAGAGGTGTGGCACTCTAGATATGGACCAACCATGCATTG GAAAAACAGATTGTTCAGTTTGTCACTCTACCAATGGTGTTCTTTGCCGTGGTTGTCTCAAGGTTAGGTATGGGGAAG AAATGGAGGAAGTGAGACAAAACAAAGATTGGATGTGCCCACATTGCATAGAAGAAAAAGGAGTAAGACCTTATTGGATATGTAACAG CTCATTCTGCATGAAGAAGCGGAAGATGGCTCCGACTGGGATAGCAATATACAGAT GTAAGAAGATGGGATACAAGTCAGTGGCACATCTTCTAATGGAGGAACTTCGACGAAAAAATGTATCTACATAG
- the LOC126794875 gene encoding 60S ribosomal protein L44-like, which produces MVNVPKTKRTYCKSKECKKHTLHKVTQYKKGKDSLAAQGKRRYDRKQSGYGGQTKPVFHKKAKTTKKIVLRLQCQGCKHVSQHPIKRCKHFEIGGDKKGKGTSLF; this is translated from the exons ATg GTGAACGTTCCAAAGACAAAGAGGACCTACTGCAAGAGCAAGGAGTGCAAAAAGCACACCTTGCACAAGGTTACACAATACAAGAAAGGAAAGGACAGCCTTGCTGCTCAGGGAAAGCGTCGTTATGACCGTAAGCAATCGGGTTATGGAGGTCAGACCAAGCCAGTGTTTCACAAAAAG GCCAAGACCACCAAGAAGATTGTGCTGAGGCTCCAATGCCAGGGTTGCAAGCATGTGTCGCAGCACCCAATCAAG AGGTGTAAGCACTTTGAAATCGGTGGAGACAAGAAGGGCAAGGGAACCTCTCTTTTCTAG
- the LOC126794997 gene encoding uncharacterized protein LOC126794997 has protein sequence MSVIQTHSPYTFSSSAFRPTSTFFTGKDPTPKPNFAPFIRTKPQRLVLRAAGTDYYKTLNLDRNATLKDIKTSYRKLARQYHPDLNKGSGAEDKFKEISAAYEVLSDEEKRASYDRFGEAGLQGEYGSSNMGSAGVDPFDAFFGGRGESGGMNFNVKFNMPNTGNQDLDIRYELNLSFEESIFGGEREFEISCVETCDTCGGTGAKSDNCIKSCTACGGRGGVTKTQRTPFGMISMVSTCSKCDGQGTVITDSCKKCSGKGQVQSKRAMAVTIPAGVSDGDTMKVQGEGNIDKKRGIVGDVYIMLRINEKAGIRRDGLNLYSTINVDYTEAILGTVIKVETVEGMKELKIPSGIQPGETVKLSLMGVPNMRKPSVRGDHHFVVNVLIPKRISGTERTLVEELASLRSTKRGHSGAKKGVGTQDGDFDMHKSRDHNTSTSSQGKGRVTSLWNSIKGVLGRRQSQDRFASVGMSRPALLQGSSKPESFHMATIFGVLVVTCICTAIVNLTSSQHNERSDIDY, from the exons ATGTCTGTAATCCAAACCCACTCACCTTACACTTTTAGCTCCTCCGCTTTCAGACCCACTTCTACATTCTTCACCGGAAAAGACCCAACTCCCAAACCCAATTTCGCTCCTTTCATCCGCACAAAGCCTCAACGTTTGGTCCTCAGGGCCGCCGGAACCGATTACTACAAGACTCTCAACCTCGACAGAAATGCAACACTGAAGGATATAAAGACTTCTTACCGAAAGCTTGCTCGGCAG TACCATCCTGATTTGAACAAGGGCTCTGGAGCTGAAGACAAGTTCAAAGAGATTAGTGCTGCTTATGAG GTCCTATCAGATGAGGAGAAAAGAGCTTCTTATGACCGCTTTGGCGAGGCAGGCTTACAGGGAGAATATGGTTCTTCGAACATGGGTTCAGCCGGG GTGGATCCTTTTGATGCATTCTTTGGAGGTAGAGGTGAATCAGGAGGCATGAACTTCAATGTTAAGTTCAATATGCCAAACACAGGAAATCAGGATCTTGACATTCG GTATGAACTGAACCTGAGCTTTGAAGAATCCATTTTTGGAGGAGAAAGGGAGTTTGAAATTTCTTGTGTTGAGACATGTGATACTTGTGGTGGAACCGGTGCCAAATCTGATAATTGCATCAAATCATGTACTGCTtgtggaggaagaggaggggtGACAAAAACTCAGAGAACACCATTTGGCATGATATCCATG GTATCTACCTGCTCGAAGTGTGACGGTCAAGGAACAGTTATAACTGATTCTTGCAAAAAGTGCAGTGGCAAAGGACAGGTACAGTCAAAAAGAGCAATGGCTGTAACCATTCCAGCTGGTGTTAGTGACGGAGACACTATGAAAGTTCAAGGGGAGGGGAATATTGATAAGAAAAG GGGTATAGTTGGTGATGTCTACATAATGCTTCGTATAAATGAAAAGGCTGGAATTCGGAGGGATGGTCTCAATTTATATTCAACTATAAATGTTGATTATACTGAGGCCATTCTGGGGACTGTTATAAAG GTAGAAACTGTTGAAGGCATGAAAGAGCTTAAAATTCCTTCAGGAATTCAGCCGGGAGAAACAGTAAAGCTGTCTCTTATGGGGGTTCCAAACATGCGCAAACCTTCTGTTAGAGGAGATCATCACTTTGTTGTGAATGTACTTATTCCAAAGAGAATCAG TGGCACAGAACGCACGCTTGTTGAAGAACTAGCTTCACTTAGGTCCACTAAAAGAGGCCACTCAGGTGCTAAAAAAGGCGTTG GGACACAAGATGGCGACTTCGACATGCATAAAAGCAGAGATCATAATACTAGTACTTCAAGTCAGGGAAAAGGACGTGTTACATCCTTGTGGAACTCAATAAAAGGCGTATTGGG GCGGAGGCAGTCGCAGGACAGATTTGCATCGGTTGGCATGAGCAGACCAGCACTTTTGCAGGGTTCAAGCAAGCCTGAGTCCTTTCACATGGCAACGATTTTTGGAGTTTTAGTTGTAACTTGTATTTGTACAGCGATTGTAAATCTCACTTCATCGCAACACAATGAGAGATCGGACATAGATTATTGA
- the LOC126793764 gene encoding nudix hydrolase 18, mitochondrial-like isoform X1, with product MGLLLSRNIASFISSSPLFSKKNGCIPMQLENMVSLVSRTGRHLQRYEKGCRQVVGCIPYRYRQTEQESSSMEDIEVLVISSQKGQGMLFPKGGWERDESIEGAAYRETLEEAGVTGHLEQPRLGKWRYKSKSQGTFHEGYMFPMLVSHQFESWPEKTVRKREWMTIAEAKEACQNWWMREALDEFIRRQTQAHEK from the exons atgggCCTCCTTCTATCCAGAAATATAGCAAGTTTCATTTCCTCCTCTCCACTTTTCTCCAAGAAAAATGGTTGTATCCCCATGCAGCTGGAGAACATGGTCTCCTTGGTTTCCCGGACGGGAAGGCATTTGCAGCGCTACGAAAAAGGCTGCCGTCAAGTGGTAGG ATGCATACCCTACAGATATAGGCAAACAGAACAAGAGTCTTCGTCTATGGAGGATATAGAAGTTCTTGTGATTAGTTCACAGAAGGGTCAAGGAATGTTGTTCCCAAAG GGAGGTTGGGAACGTGATGAATCGATTGAAGGAGCGGCTTACAGAGAAACGCTAGAGGAGGCCGGTGTGACTGGTCATCTTGAG CAGCCTAGATTGGGCAAATGGCGTTACAAGAGCAAAAGCCAGGGCACTTTTCATGAGGGGTACATGTTCCCGATGCTTGTCAGCCATCAGTTCGAATCTTGGCCTGAGAAGACCGTCAGAAAACGAGAATGG ATGACTATTGCTGAAGCCAAAGAAGCATGCCAAAATTGGTGGATGAGGGAAGCTTTGGATGAATTTATTCGTCGACAAACGCAGGCTCATGAGAAATAA
- the LOC126793092 gene encoding probable inactive receptor kinase At1g48480 has protein sequence MHPHFQRHNLSSLLFISILVLLPLATPDLRSDRSALLTLRSAVGGRTLLWDITKTSPCSWAGVNCDDDRVTVLRLPGVALHGTIPTGIFSNLTALRTLSLRLNALTGPLPSDLSACVTLRNLYLQGNLFSGDIPEFLYTLHDLVRLNLASNNFSGEISPAFNNLTRLRTIYLENNHLSGSIPTLDLPKLQQFNVSNNKLTGSIPKDLRSYKASSFVGNSLCGGPLGACPGEVDNGDVNLDGSKKESKLSGGAIAGIVIGSVVGFILIVVILFLLCRKKSSKKSSSVDIARTVKQPEVEIPGEKQPELESGGGYGNAYSVGAAAAAAMVGSGKSEASSGAGAKKLIFFGNGPRVFDLEDLLRASAEVLGKGTFGTAYKAVLEAGTVVAVKRLKDVTITEKEFKEKIESVGAMDHESLVPLRAYYFSKDEKLLVYDYMSMGSLSALLHGNKGAGRTPLNWEIRSGIALGAARGIEYLHSQGSNVSHGNIKSSNILLTKSYEGRVSDFGLAHLVGPSSTPNRVAGYRAPEVTDPRKVSQKADVYSFGVLLLELLTGKPPTHALLNEEGVDLPRWVQSIVKEEWTSEVFDLELLRYQNVEEEMVQLLQLAIDCSAQYPDKRPSISEVTRRIEELRRSTLREGQPDAVHDIDDGSSR, from the exons ATGCATCCCCATTTCCAAAGACACAACCTTTCCTCCCTCTTGTTTATCTCCATACTAGTTCTTCTCCCCCTAGCAACCCCAGATCTGAGGTCCGACCGCTCCGCCCTCCTCACCCTCCGCTCGGCCGTCGGCGGCCGGACCCTCCTCTGGGACATCACCAAGACCAGCCCATGTTCCTGGGCCGGAGTCAACTGCGACGACGACCGCGTCACTGTCCTTCGTCTCCCTGGTGTAGCTCTCCACGGCACCATTCCCACTGGCATCTTCTCCAATTTGACTGCTCTCCGTACTCTCAGTCTTCGTCTCAATGCTCTCACCGGCCCTCTCCCCTCAGATCTCTCCGCCTGTGTTACTCTCCGTAACCTCTACTTACAAGGCAACTTGTTCTCCGGTGACATCCCTGAGTTTCTCTACACTTTACATGACCTTGTCCGCCTCAACTTGGCTTCCAACAACTTCTCCGGCGAGATCTCACCGGCATTCAACAACCTCACTCGGTTGAGAACTATCTACCTCGAAAACAACCACCTTTCTGGGTCTATCCCTACGTTAGACCTTCCCAAGCTCCAGCAGTTCAACGTTTCGAACAATAAGCTTACTGGGTCTATTCCCAAGGACCTACGTTCTTACAAAGCGAGCTCTTTTGTCGGCAACTCACTCTGCGGAGGACCTCTCGGTGCTTGTCCGGGGGAGGTGGACAATGGGGACGTCAACTTGGATGGGAGCAAGAAAGAGAGCAAGCTTTCCGGTGGAGCCATTGCCGGTATAGTGATTGGATCTGTGGTCGGGTTTATATTGATCGTCGTGATTTTGTTCCTTCTCTGCCGGAAGAAGAGCAGCAAGAAGAGCAGCTCGGTCGACATTGCCAGGACAGTGAAGCAGCCGGAGGTGGAGATTCCGGGGGAGAAGCAGCCGGAGTTGGAGAGTGGTGGTGGTTATGGAAATGCGTACTCGGTGGGAGCGGCGGCCGCGGCGGCGATGGTGGGAAGTGGGAAGAGTGAAGCTAGTAGTGGTGCTGGAGCTAAGAAGTTGATATTTTTCGGAAATGGGCCGAGGGTGTTTGATCTGGAGGACTTGTTGAGAGCCTCGGCGGAGGTTTTGGGGAAGGGGACGTTTGGGACGGCGTACAAGGCGGTTTTGGAGGCCGGGACGGTGGTGGCGGTGAAGAGGCTTAAGGATGTGACCATTACAGAGAAGGAGTTTAAGGAAAAGATTGAATCTGTTGGAGCTATGGATCATGAGAGTTTGGTTCCTTTGAGAGCTTATTATTTCAGCAAAGATGAGAAGCTTCTTGTCTATGATTACATGTCCATGGGAAGCTTATCTGCGCTTTTGCATG GAAACAAAGGAGCAGGAAGAACTCCATTGAACTGGGAAATCCGGTCAGGCATTGCCCTTGGAGCTGCCCGTGGAATTGAATACTTACATTCTCAAGGCTCCAATGTCTCTCATGGTAACATCAAGTCCTCCAACATCCTGCTCACAAAATCCTATGAGGGTcgtgtttctgattttggctTAGCACACCTTGTTGGCCCCTCCTCCACTCCCAACAGAGTTGCTGGATACAGAGCACCAGAGGTGACTGATCCTCGCAAGGTTTCACAGAAGGCCGATGTTTACAGCTTCGGGGTACTGCTGTTGGAGCTACTCACTGGGAAGCCCCCAACCCATGCTCTCTTGAATGAGGAAGGAGTTGACCTTCCAAGGTGGGTTCAGTCCATAGTCAAAGAAGAGTGGACCTCTGAGGTTTTCGATCTTGAGCTCCTGAGGTACCAGAACGTCGAGGAGGAGATGGTTCAGCTTTTGCAACTTGCGATAGATTGTTCAGCGCAGTATCCTGATAAACGCCCTTCAATATCTGAAGTGACAAGGCGCATTGAGGAGCTACGCCGTTCTACATTGCGAGAAGGTCAGCCGGATGCTGTCCATGACATTGACGATGGGTCTTCGCGATGA
- the LOC126793764 gene encoding nudix hydrolase 18, mitochondrial-like isoform X2 yields the protein MGLLLSRNIASFISSSPLFSKKNGCIPMQLENMVSLVSRTGRHLQRYEKGCRQVVGCIPYRYRQTEQESSSMEDIEVLVISSQKGQGMLFPKGGWERDESIEGAAYRETLEEAGVTGHLEPRLGKWRYKSKSQGTFHEGYMFPMLVSHQFESWPEKTVRKREWMTIAEAKEACQNWWMREALDEFIRRQTQAHEK from the exons atgggCCTCCTTCTATCCAGAAATATAGCAAGTTTCATTTCCTCCTCTCCACTTTTCTCCAAGAAAAATGGTTGTATCCCCATGCAGCTGGAGAACATGGTCTCCTTGGTTTCCCGGACGGGAAGGCATTTGCAGCGCTACGAAAAAGGCTGCCGTCAAGTGGTAGG ATGCATACCCTACAGATATAGGCAAACAGAACAAGAGTCTTCGTCTATGGAGGATATAGAAGTTCTTGTGATTAGTTCACAGAAGGGTCAAGGAATGTTGTTCCCAAAG GGAGGTTGGGAACGTGATGAATCGATTGAAGGAGCGGCTTACAGAGAAACGCTAGAGGAGGCCGGTGTGACTGGTCATCTTGAG CCTAGATTGGGCAAATGGCGTTACAAGAGCAAAAGCCAGGGCACTTTTCATGAGGGGTACATGTTCCCGATGCTTGTCAGCCATCAGTTCGAATCTTGGCCTGAGAAGACCGTCAGAAAACGAGAATGG ATGACTATTGCTGAAGCCAAAGAAGCATGCCAAAATTGGTGGATGAGGGAAGCTTTGGATGAATTTATTCGTCGACAAACGCAGGCTCATGAGAAATAA